A stretch of Henckelia pumila isolate YLH828 chromosome 4, ASM3356847v2, whole genome shotgun sequence DNA encodes these proteins:
- the LOC140866444 gene encoding uncharacterized protein isoform X2 — protein sequence MRKKLDGCYEEYSSVDEFKQHLTPDNSLSISKENYGWVFWTPAETDIFKEKITHVLRKLTSKWEFLCPNILVQFWAPEEVGGGRCRLTTLHQPFAVDKSLAKGLSWLRKKCMQQYFYLADDQHQLGPPARVFRNGNPESSPDILHYTTQEFPLRDLVTGCGLNSYLVLPIFDVSQNRCVGVLEFMSTRPESVLRWFGLLEDDFDDALQEVELTLAHKIRDYAFEDYDCIMEMLDLSIENVPQLHLAMAWVPCKKSCGNFNCMELARSKRRKDHDDTLSKFLEACRLHHIQYGQGIVGLALSSTNKWCFCENISDFSISEYPMKHYAQQAGLSSCIAICARSKHDENDSYVFEFFIQPQSRDGASIKSILYLLLKIMETKLKIFEISAEQYLGVVECQQLKEQVMANVIPMKEYKGRFLESEFKEFFQTVELSCLPMEGKHVDDWVCWSMKEKELFENRGNATSIIPQLNQGIEEIKHLLSEMLSIGTFRSHFLIQFWAPKMIGKRSFLSTSEQPFALGHLQKGLCWYRKQCIQHLYYIGDGAKEDELGPPGRVFLNGHPESSPDLRLYSEREFPLRDHVVKTGARKYFALPLFNLLHEKCVGVLEFVGCSFYLEEINEKLEKSNLRSTPISCPLSTSPIHEGQSQALFEIDEMLTLVIDIPQVVQTAAAWISCSCRRALNNIEISCVKRAWLPRTDTFRIFEFMIAYKFHQVHTRKGTIRKVIESQSKLYFCENLCSSSICEQPLAHHAQETRLETCFAVCLKSSYTGNSLYVIEFFLSPHSTKYEYSRTLCFLLSTMKQMLKSFKLASGQQLISDGIDSRTCVEYVTQNVTGFSTANQLIGENIGDISSPPIQKTMEFASTSQLQAAADVIIKAKFKDETLKFEFCVSWGLEKLMEEVGKRLNLNIGDQFKLKYVDEDDGDLISLTCDEDLRFFVKSMKSIGKTTVQVFLHLISE from the exons ATGAGAAAGAAACTGGATGGGTGCTATGAAGAGTATTCATCGGTTGATGAATTCAAACAACACTTGACGCCTGATAATTCGTTGTCCATATCGAAAGAGAATTACGGATGGGTTTTTTGGACTCCTGCAGAGACGgatattttcaaagaaaagaTCACACATGTTCTCAGGAAATTAACATCCAAATGGGAATTTCTCTGCCCAAATATTCTGGTCCAGTTTTGGGCACCAGAAGAGGTCGGAGGAGGAAGGTGTCGTCTCACGACTTTACATCAACCCTTTGCAGTCGATAAATCTCTTGCAAAAGGACTAAGTTGGCTCAGAAAGAAATGCATGCAACAGTACTTTTATTTAGCAGATGACCAACATCAGCTTGGACCCCCTGCACGGGTTTTTCGCAATGGGAATCCTGAATCCAGCCCTGATATTCTCCATTATACAACACAAGAATTTCCATTACGAGATCTTGTAACCGGTTGCGGTCTAAATTCATATTTGGTTTTACCCATCTTTGATGTAAGCCAAAACCGATGCGTCGGAGTACTGGAGTTCATGAGCACCCGACCAGAAAGTGTTTTACGGTGGTTTGGTTTACTGGAGGACGACTTTGATGATGCACTACAG GAAGTCGAGTTGACATTAGCTCACAAGATTAGAGATTATGCTTTTGAG GATTATGATTGTATTATGGAGATGCTGGATTTGTCCATTGAGAATGTACCCCAACTACATCTAGCTATGGCCTGGGTACCTTGCAAGAAATCATGTGGTAACTTCAACTGCATGGAACTGGCAAGATCCAAAAGGAGGAAGGATCACGATGATACATTATCAAAATTTCTTGAAGCTTGTCGACTCCACCATATACAATACGGGCAAGGGATTGTTGGGTTAGCACTTTCATCTACGAATAAATGGTGCTTTTGTGAAAATATAAGTGATTTTAGTATATCTGAGTACCCGATGAAACATTACGCGCAACAAGCAGGATTATCCTCTTGCATTGCAATTTGTGCAAGGAGTAAGCACGACGAGAATGATTCATatgtttttgagttttttattCAACCTCAAAGTAGAGACGGTGCATCAATTAAGTCAATTTTGTATTTGCTACTAAAGATAATGGAGACGAAGCTCAAAATCTTTGAGATTAGTGCCGAACAATATCTTGGAGTAGTAGAGTGTCAGCAGTTAAAAGAACAAGTAATGGCAAATGTGATTCCCATGAAAGAATACAAGGGAAGGTTTTTGGAGTCAGAATTCAAAGAATTCTTCCAAACTGTCGAATTGTCTTGCTTACCCATGGAGGGAAAACATGTTGACGACTGGGTGTGTTGGAGTATGAAGGAAAAAGAATTATTTGAAAATAGAGGCAATGCTACTTCAATTATACCCCAGCTTAACCAAGGCATAGAGGAGATCAAACATTTACTTTCCGAAATGTTATCCATCGGGACCTTCAGATCTCATTTTCTGATACAATTTTGGGCACCAAAAATGATTGGGAAAAGGTCATTCTTATCAACTTCCGAACAACCCTTTGCTCTTGGTCATCTGCAAAAGGGATTGTGTTGGTATAGGAAGCAATGCATCCAGCATCTTTATTATATCGGCGATGGAGCGAAAGAAGATGAGCTTGGGCCACCTGGACGAGTTTTTCTCAACGGTCACCCCGAATCATCCCCAGACCTGCGCCTATACTCTGAAAGAGAATTCCCACTTCGGGATCACGTTGTCAAAACCGGTGCTAGAAAATATTTTGCTTTACCTTTGTTTAATTTGCTGCACGAGAAATGTGTTGGCGTACTAGAATTTGTTGGTTGTTCTTTTTATTTGGAAGAAATCAATGAAAAGCTAGAG AAATCCAATTTGAGATCCACTCCTATCAGCTGTCCTTTGTCAACATCGCCA ATTCATGAAGGACAAAGCCAAGCACTCTTTGAAATCGATGAAATGCTTACGCTGGTCATCGATATTCCACAAGTAGTACAAACTGCTGCAGCCTGGATTTCTTGCAGCTGCCGACGTGCTCTTAACAACATTGAGATTAGTTGTGTGAAACGGGCATGGTTACCCCGTACGGATACTTTTAGAATATTTGAGTTTATGATAGCCTACAAATTCCATCAAGTTCATACTAGAAAGGGAACCATTAGAAAAGTAATAGAATCTCAAAGTAAGCTGTACTTTTGTGAAAATCTATGTAGCTCGAGCATATGTGAGCAGCCACTGGCCCATCATGCACAAGAAACTAGATTAGAGACTTGTTTTGCGGTTTGTTTGAAAAGTTCCTACACAGGGAATAGCCTTTATGTTATCGAGTTTTTCCTGTCTCCTCACTCGACAAAATATGAATACTCAAGAACCCTCTGCTTTCTGCTGTCAACAATGAAGCAAATGCTCAAAAGTTTCAAGCTTGCCTCAGGACAACAACTAATCTCTGATGGGATAGATTCCCGCACATGCGTCGAATATGTAACTCAAAACGTTACAGGATTCAGTACCGCAAACCAACTTATTGGGGAAAATATTGGAG ACATTTCAAGCCCTCCAATTCAAAAGACTATGGAATTCGCTAGCACCTCCCAATTGCAAGCAGCAGCTGATGTGATCATAAAGGCCAAGTTTAAAGACGAAACTTTAAAATTTGAGTTTTGTGTTTCATGGGGATTGGAGAAACTCATGGAAGAAGTGGGCAAGAGACTGAATTTAAATATTGGAGATCAGTTTAAGCTAAAGTATGTGGATGAAGATGATGGTGATTTGATTTCATTAACATGTGATGAAGACTTGCGTTTCTTTGTGAAGAGCATGAAATCAATAGGCAAGACAACCGTCCAAGTATTCCTTCATTTGATTTCCGAGTGA
- the LOC140866444 gene encoding uncharacterized protein isoform X1, translating into MRKKLDGCYEEYSSVDEFKQHLTPDNSLSISKENYGWVFWTPAETDIFKEKITHVLRKLTSKWEFLCPNILVQFWAPEEVGGGRCRLTTLHQPFAVDKSLAKGLSWLRKKCMQQYFYLADDQHQLGPPARVFRNGNPESSPDILHYTTQEFPLRDLVTGCGLNSYLVLPIFDVSQNRCVGVLEFMSTRPESVLRWFGLLEDDFDDALQVGVGYHEVELTLAHKIRDYAFEDYDCIMEMLDLSIENVPQLHLAMAWVPCKKSCGNFNCMELARSKRRKDHDDTLSKFLEACRLHHIQYGQGIVGLALSSTNKWCFCENISDFSISEYPMKHYAQQAGLSSCIAICARSKHDENDSYVFEFFIQPQSRDGASIKSILYLLLKIMETKLKIFEISAEQYLGVVECQQLKEQVMANVIPMKEYKGRFLESEFKEFFQTVELSCLPMEGKHVDDWVCWSMKEKELFENRGNATSIIPQLNQGIEEIKHLLSEMLSIGTFRSHFLIQFWAPKMIGKRSFLSTSEQPFALGHLQKGLCWYRKQCIQHLYYIGDGAKEDELGPPGRVFLNGHPESSPDLRLYSEREFPLRDHVVKTGARKYFALPLFNLLHEKCVGVLEFVGCSFYLEEINEKLEKSNLRSTPISCPLSTSPIHEGQSQALFEIDEMLTLVIDIPQVVQTAAAWISCSCRRALNNIEISCVKRAWLPRTDTFRIFEFMIAYKFHQVHTRKGTIRKVIESQSKLYFCENLCSSSICEQPLAHHAQETRLETCFAVCLKSSYTGNSLYVIEFFLSPHSTKYEYSRTLCFLLSTMKQMLKSFKLASGQQLISDGIDSRTCVEYVTQNVTGFSTANQLIGENIGDISSPPIQKTMEFASTSQLQAAADVIIKAKFKDETLKFEFCVSWGLEKLMEEVGKRLNLNIGDQFKLKYVDEDDGDLISLTCDEDLRFFVKSMKSIGKTTVQVFLHLISE; encoded by the exons ATGAGAAAGAAACTGGATGGGTGCTATGAAGAGTATTCATCGGTTGATGAATTCAAACAACACTTGACGCCTGATAATTCGTTGTCCATATCGAAAGAGAATTACGGATGGGTTTTTTGGACTCCTGCAGAGACGgatattttcaaagaaaagaTCACACATGTTCTCAGGAAATTAACATCCAAATGGGAATTTCTCTGCCCAAATATTCTGGTCCAGTTTTGGGCACCAGAAGAGGTCGGAGGAGGAAGGTGTCGTCTCACGACTTTACATCAACCCTTTGCAGTCGATAAATCTCTTGCAAAAGGACTAAGTTGGCTCAGAAAGAAATGCATGCAACAGTACTTTTATTTAGCAGATGACCAACATCAGCTTGGACCCCCTGCACGGGTTTTTCGCAATGGGAATCCTGAATCCAGCCCTGATATTCTCCATTATACAACACAAGAATTTCCATTACGAGATCTTGTAACCGGTTGCGGTCTAAATTCATATTTGGTTTTACCCATCTTTGATGTAAGCCAAAACCGATGCGTCGGAGTACTGGAGTTCATGAGCACCCGACCAGAAAGTGTTTTACGGTGGTTTGGTTTACTGGAGGACGACTTTGATGATGCACTACAGGTAGGGGTGGGTTATCAT GAAGTCGAGTTGACATTAGCTCACAAGATTAGAGATTATGCTTTTGAG GATTATGATTGTATTATGGAGATGCTGGATTTGTCCATTGAGAATGTACCCCAACTACATCTAGCTATGGCCTGGGTACCTTGCAAGAAATCATGTGGTAACTTCAACTGCATGGAACTGGCAAGATCCAAAAGGAGGAAGGATCACGATGATACATTATCAAAATTTCTTGAAGCTTGTCGACTCCACCATATACAATACGGGCAAGGGATTGTTGGGTTAGCACTTTCATCTACGAATAAATGGTGCTTTTGTGAAAATATAAGTGATTTTAGTATATCTGAGTACCCGATGAAACATTACGCGCAACAAGCAGGATTATCCTCTTGCATTGCAATTTGTGCAAGGAGTAAGCACGACGAGAATGATTCATatgtttttgagttttttattCAACCTCAAAGTAGAGACGGTGCATCAATTAAGTCAATTTTGTATTTGCTACTAAAGATAATGGAGACGAAGCTCAAAATCTTTGAGATTAGTGCCGAACAATATCTTGGAGTAGTAGAGTGTCAGCAGTTAAAAGAACAAGTAATGGCAAATGTGATTCCCATGAAAGAATACAAGGGAAGGTTTTTGGAGTCAGAATTCAAAGAATTCTTCCAAACTGTCGAATTGTCTTGCTTACCCATGGAGGGAAAACATGTTGACGACTGGGTGTGTTGGAGTATGAAGGAAAAAGAATTATTTGAAAATAGAGGCAATGCTACTTCAATTATACCCCAGCTTAACCAAGGCATAGAGGAGATCAAACATTTACTTTCCGAAATGTTATCCATCGGGACCTTCAGATCTCATTTTCTGATACAATTTTGGGCACCAAAAATGATTGGGAAAAGGTCATTCTTATCAACTTCCGAACAACCCTTTGCTCTTGGTCATCTGCAAAAGGGATTGTGTTGGTATAGGAAGCAATGCATCCAGCATCTTTATTATATCGGCGATGGAGCGAAAGAAGATGAGCTTGGGCCACCTGGACGAGTTTTTCTCAACGGTCACCCCGAATCATCCCCAGACCTGCGCCTATACTCTGAAAGAGAATTCCCACTTCGGGATCACGTTGTCAAAACCGGTGCTAGAAAATATTTTGCTTTACCTTTGTTTAATTTGCTGCACGAGAAATGTGTTGGCGTACTAGAATTTGTTGGTTGTTCTTTTTATTTGGAAGAAATCAATGAAAAGCTAGAG AAATCCAATTTGAGATCCACTCCTATCAGCTGTCCTTTGTCAACATCGCCA ATTCATGAAGGACAAAGCCAAGCACTCTTTGAAATCGATGAAATGCTTACGCTGGTCATCGATATTCCACAAGTAGTACAAACTGCTGCAGCCTGGATTTCTTGCAGCTGCCGACGTGCTCTTAACAACATTGAGATTAGTTGTGTGAAACGGGCATGGTTACCCCGTACGGATACTTTTAGAATATTTGAGTTTATGATAGCCTACAAATTCCATCAAGTTCATACTAGAAAGGGAACCATTAGAAAAGTAATAGAATCTCAAAGTAAGCTGTACTTTTGTGAAAATCTATGTAGCTCGAGCATATGTGAGCAGCCACTGGCCCATCATGCACAAGAAACTAGATTAGAGACTTGTTTTGCGGTTTGTTTGAAAAGTTCCTACACAGGGAATAGCCTTTATGTTATCGAGTTTTTCCTGTCTCCTCACTCGACAAAATATGAATACTCAAGAACCCTCTGCTTTCTGCTGTCAACAATGAAGCAAATGCTCAAAAGTTTCAAGCTTGCCTCAGGACAACAACTAATCTCTGATGGGATAGATTCCCGCACATGCGTCGAATATGTAACTCAAAACGTTACAGGATTCAGTACCGCAAACCAACTTATTGGGGAAAATATTGGAG ACATTTCAAGCCCTCCAATTCAAAAGACTATGGAATTCGCTAGCACCTCCCAATTGCAAGCAGCAGCTGATGTGATCATAAAGGCCAAGTTTAAAGACGAAACTTTAAAATTTGAGTTTTGTGTTTCATGGGGATTGGAGAAACTCATGGAAGAAGTGGGCAAGAGACTGAATTTAAATATTGGAGATCAGTTTAAGCTAAAGTATGTGGATGAAGATGATGGTGATTTGATTTCATTAACATGTGATGAAGACTTGCGTTTCTTTGTGAAGAGCATGAAATCAATAGGCAAGACAACCGTCCAAGTATTCCTTCATTTGATTTCCGAGTGA